The DNA segment TACTATTTTGAAATAGAATTTTACAATTCAAATGCTTTCTTGGGATTTCCTCCGCAAAGCAATTCAACAGGGTTTTCCAATGCTTCTTTCACGGCAACCAAGAATCCAACAGACTCACGACCGTCGATAATTCTGTGGTCATAAGAAAGCGCCACATACATCATTGGGTGAATTTCCACTTTACCGTTTACGGCAATCGGACGCTCGATAATGTTGTGCATTCCAAGGATTCCAGATTGAGGAGGATTGATAATTGGAGTGGACAACATAGAACCAAAAACACCACCGTTTGTGATGGTAAATGTTCCACCGGTCATGTCGTCAACGGTGATTTGTCCGTCACGTGCTTTTAATGCAAGTCTTTTAATATCGGCTTCTATTCCACGGAAACTTAAATTTTCTGCATTACGAACCACGGGAACCATCAATCCTTTTGGTCCTGAAACTGCAATTGAAATATCAGCAAAATCATAAGCAATCTTGTGATCGCCATCCATCATTGAGTTTACGTCTGGATACAATTGCAAGGCTCTTGTAACTGCTTTTGTAAAAAATGACATGTATCCTAAACCAAGACCACCGTGTTTGGCTTTGAAAGCGTCTTTGTATTCATTACGCAAAGTATTGATTGGCGTCATGTTTACTTCGTTGAAAGTAGTCAACATCGCTGTTTCGTTTTTGGCAGCAACCAATCTTTCGGCAACTTTACGACGCAACATTGATAATTTGGTACGTTCAGAACCACGGTTTCCTCCTGTTGGAGTTCCCATTGAAGGAACTGCATTTACAGCATCTTCTTTAGTAATTCTTCCTGCTTTTCCAGTTCCTGTTACTGAAGCTGAAGCTATATTTTTTTCTTCCAATATTTTTTTGGCTGCTGGAGACGGTGTTCCCGAAGCATAAGATGCCGCTGGAGCTGGAGCCGCTACCGGAGCTGCTTTAACTTCAGCTTTTGGCGCTTCAGCAACTGGTTTTGTTTGAGCAACTGGAG comes from the Flavobacterium limnophilum genome and includes:
- the odhB gene encoding 2-oxoglutarate dehydrogenase complex dihydrolipoyllysine-residue succinyltransferase, with the protein product MILEMKVPSPGESIKEVEIATWLVKDGDYVEKDQAIAEVDSDKATLELPAEASGIITLKAEEGDTVAVGAIVCHIDTDAAKPSGAAPVAQTKPVAEAPKAEVKAAPVAAPAPAASYASGTPSPAAKKILEEKNIASASVTGTGKAGRITKEDAVNAVPSMGTPTGGNRGSERTKLSMLRRKVAERLVAAKNETAMLTTFNEVNMTPINTLRNEYKDAFKAKHGGLGLGYMSFFTKAVTRALQLYPDVNSMMDGDHKIAYDFADISIAVSGPKGLMVPVVRNAENLSFRGIEADIKRLALKARDGQITVDDMTGGTFTITNGGVFGSMLSTPIINPPQSGILGMHNIIERPIAVNGKVEIHPMMYVALSYDHRIIDGRESVGFLVAVKEALENPVELLCGGNPKKAFEL